From a single Miscanthus floridulus cultivar M001 chromosome 8, ASM1932011v1, whole genome shotgun sequence genomic region:
- the LOC136472950 gene encoding dehydration-responsive element-binding protein 1J-like has product MDFNFKGSTTTTTEPPAPASSPSSSLGSSGQHPSPPKRPAGRTKFQETRHPVFRGVRRRGRAGRWVCEVRVPGSRGDRLWVGTFDTAEAAGRAHDAAMLALCGDAACLNFADSAWLLHVPRPAAAAGLPDVQRAATEAVAGFMQRQRGGDAPTTAASSQANAAMAAAGAVPPAMDSGGGSLLDLDVFGGMDDAGSYYASLAQGLLIDPPPPAVDCPEEDEDCGAGEMELWS; this is encoded by the coding sequence ATGGATTTCAATTTCAAgggcagcaccaccaccaccaccgagccCCCAGCGCCGGCATCATCGCCTTCGTCGTCGCTCGGGTCGTCGGGGCAGCATCCGTCGCCGCCGAAGCGGCCGGCGGGGCGGACCAAGTTCCAGGAGACGCGGCACCCGGTGTTCCGCGGGGTGcggcggcgcggccgggcggggcggTGGGTGTGCGAGGTGCGCGTCCCCGGCAGCCGCGGGGACCGCCTCTGGGTGGGCACGTTCGACACCGCCGAGGCCGCCGGGCGCGCGCACGACGCCGCCATGCTCGCGCTCTGCGGCGACGCCGCATGCCTCAACTTCGCCGACTCCGCATGGCTGCTCCACGTCCCGCGCCCCGCCGCCGCAGCGGGCCTGCCCGACGTCCAGCGCGCCGCCACCGAGGCCGTCGCCGGGTTCATGCAGCGCCAGCGCGGTGGGGACGCGCCCACCACCGCCGCCTCATCACAGGCCAATGCCGCtatggcggcggcgggcgcggtgcCGCCGGCGATGGACAGTGGCGGCGGCAGCTTGCTGGACCTGGATGTGTTCGGCGGCATGGACGACGCCGGCTCCTACTACGCGAGCTTGGCGCAGGGGCTGCTCATCgacccgccgccgcccgccgtggACTGCCCCGAGGAGGATGAAGATTGCGGCGCCGGCGAGATGGAGCTGTGGAGCTAG